A DNA window from Terriglobales bacterium contains the following coding sequences:
- a CDS encoding Gfo/Idh/MocA family oxidoreductase has product MLNWIVVGVGDITRKRVIPAIQAEARSHLHGVVTRDPAKATPFAAQVWTSLTEALRDPDVQAVYVASPVFLHAQQTIESLRAGKHVVCEKPMAMNEAEARSMVRAAEESRKTLGIAYYRRTYPKVQRAKKLLEAGVIGKPVIAELTCHAWFDGQGPRSWLVDPAKSGGGPLYDIASHRIDVLNFFFGQPLRVSGHLSNAVHNYAVEDNATVMIDYEGGVRGLVDVRWHSKIDRDECRIRGTEGEINLDPLNGPELIYPGGREHLPTHQNLHFPMVENFVDSVLDGAPLLASGESSIWTDWVTERARRQPC; this is encoded by the coding sequence ATGCTCAATTGGATCGTAGTTGGAGTAGGAGACATCACAAGAAAGCGTGTGATTCCGGCAATTCAGGCCGAAGCTCGAAGTCATCTCCATGGAGTCGTCACGCGAGACCCGGCGAAAGCTACGCCTTTTGCTGCGCAGGTGTGGACATCGCTGACCGAGGCCTTGCGTGATCCTGACGTACAAGCGGTTTATGTGGCCTCCCCTGTTTTCTTGCACGCGCAGCAGACCATCGAATCGCTGCGGGCAGGGAAGCACGTCGTATGCGAAAAGCCCATGGCGATGAACGAAGCCGAAGCGCGTTCGATGGTGCGCGCGGCGGAGGAAAGCAGAAAGACGCTGGGCATTGCTTATTACCGCAGGACATATCCGAAGGTGCAGCGCGCCAAAAAACTGCTCGAGGCCGGTGTGATAGGAAAGCCGGTGATCGCTGAACTAACCTGCCATGCCTGGTTTGACGGGCAAGGCCCCAGAAGCTGGCTGGTGGACCCGGCGAAGTCGGGCGGAGGCCCGCTGTACGACATTGCCTCTCACCGCATAGACGTCCTGAATTTCTTTTTTGGCCAGCCCTTGCGCGTGAGCGGACATCTTTCCAATGCCGTTCACAATTACGCGGTGGAAGACAATGCGACGGTGATGATTGATTATGAAGGCGGTGTGCGTGGTTTAGTGGACGTCCGCTGGCACTCCAAAATTGACCGCGACGAATGTCGCATTCGGGGAACCGAGGGAGAGATTAACCTTGATCCGTTGAATGGACCGGAACTGATTTATCCCGGCGGACGTGAGCACCTGCCTACGCACCAGAATTTACATTTTCCCATGGTGGAAAATTTCGTAGATTCCGTGCTGGATGGTGCGCCTCTGCTGGCCAGTGGTGAGTCATCTATTTGGACGGATTGGGTGACAGAGAGAGCGCGGCGGCAACCATGCTGA
- a CDS encoding CDP-alcohol phosphatidyltransferase family protein codes for MNLQDHWKHKLPWAMTIFRAMLGPGIVLISLAWQSGLLLAACIVLALLSDIFDGVLARRWHVVTGLLRRCDTIADTIFYAGVILVVLLRYPATVRHAWPLLVVLVAVEIAQHLFSLLKFHRLASYHSILSKIWGLLLATAMIALLGFGWDKLLNIAIAWGILCNLEGFTMSFVLPAWHHDVPTLGYAIWLRRELEYQAEVASKTQVVGI; via the coding sequence ATGAACTTACAAGATCATTGGAAACATAAGCTGCCCTGGGCAATGACTATCTTCCGTGCCATGCTTGGGCCGGGAATCGTTTTGATCAGCCTCGCCTGGCAGAGCGGATTGCTGCTTGCCGCTTGCATCGTTCTCGCCCTGCTCTCCGATATTTTTGATGGCGTCCTGGCCCGCCGTTGGCATGTTGTTACAGGCCTGTTGCGCCGCTGCGACACCATCGCCGACACAATTTTCTATGCCGGCGTTATCCTGGTGGTTTTGCTGCGCTATCCGGCAACCGTGCGCCACGCCTGGCCTCTCTTGGTCGTGCTTGTGGCGGTTGAGATCGCGCAGCACCTGTTCTCTCTCCTGAAGTTTCACCGTCTCGCCAGCTATCATTCCATCCTTTCCAAAATCTGGGGCCTTCTGCTGGCCACAGCCATGATCGCTTTGCTTGGATTCGGTTGGGACAAGTTGCTGAATATAGCGATTGCCTGGGGCATCCTGTGCAATCTGGAGGGATTCACCATGTCTTTCGTGCTACCGGCCTGGCATCATGACGTTCCCACATTGGGCTACGCCATCTGGCTTCGGCGCGAATTGGAGTATCAGGCGGAAGTCGCCTCGAAAACCCAAGTCGTTGGAATTTAG